The genome window AAACAGTGCAGAAGTCTTTTTTTCCCCAACAAACCTCTATACATAGCCAATTACCAAGACTATGAACTACTTAGTCTGCACtccttttattcaaaaaaaaagaaaaattatcaatcTCCTTTGCCAATAACAACCTATCCTCCAGTTCTTATAGCATCAATACATACATTAAGGGTCTGCCATAATGATATCTTTTTGCAATTTTATCTCTTTAGAATCTAAATGCTCCAAAAAAATAGCCTGAACTACAACTGCTATTGGTGAAACCCACAGAATTTTCATGGCCCACCAAACTTTTAATTTACCTTCCCAATGACAGGTTAAAACTGCCATACAAGCTCTGTCATCATTCAGTTGCATCACAATTAAACTTCAAGAGGCCTTTCAGAGGCTTCGTTCACTGCTTGGATTTCATCACTAGAAGCATTCCTATTCAATGATGCAGAAGCATGCTCTTCAAAACACTCATGAAGCTTTAAATTCTGCAAATTTCCCCCAAGCTTTTCACCCATTTTTGTGAACCTGTGTGATTGTGAAATACCATTAGCTGATCTTATAGAGAATTCTCCTTCATTACTTCAGATGCATACCAGTTTATTAGGCCTGCTTCTTCGTAGCAATGGGGATTTCATAATGTCATTAAATGGCTCTCCATCAAATTagcttttttaacttttctaaATTCCATCCATGGCCATTTGTTTGAAAATCAAGTGagtaaattttgtttgttgtcATGCCTAAAACATTTGGATATGCAATAATGTGAATCTGTTTATCTATAACATATGATTGGATGAAATCAAGTTAGTAAATAATTAGTGATGGAACGAACCTCTCAATTCGCCTGAGATGTTTGGTGACATCAACCATGGTTGGCCTTCTTTGTGGATCTTCCTCTGTACATGCCAAGCCAAGGTCCACCACCGCTTGTAATTGATGCTCAAAACTAGCACATCCTTCCCCATCTTCAGCCAAGATTGCAGGGTCCACAATCTCGTTTATGCAACTACCTTGAGCACGGTTATGTATGTATGCTACTAAACTAGAATCTTTATCAATTGTAAATCGGGTTATATTAAAAGAATCCTCTCCAGTTAAAAGTTCTAGAAGAAACCGACCAAAATCATATACATCGGCTTTCTCAGTTACCTTGCCTGCTGTTTTAAACTCGGGGGATTTGAATGTTGAAAGAAAAGGAGCATCCACGTAAGCTTCACCTTCGGGAATTgatacagaaaaataaaagccagaaaatttaggaacatcatgTTCATCTAATAAGATACTATGCAGATCCGTAGCCATGTAGATGACAGGTCTAGTGAAGGCAGTATGGAGATAAGAAAGAGCATGAGCAATCTGCCTTGCAATCTTTAACCTTCTCTCCCACACCATCGGCTCATGTTGTAGTTCAGTAACACGGGAGACATAAATTCGATCTGCAAGTAAACCATTGGCGGCAAATTCAAACACCAAAATGGGAATTCGAGTGTGGAGACAACAACCTATGGGCTTTAATACATTGCTGTGACCACTCATTTGTGCAGAAATCACTAAATCATTGATGGCTATATAGGCCAAATTATCTAAATGCTTAATGAGAACAATTCGTCCTTCAAGAGAACCTTTGTACCAATAAAATTCCTGATGTTGAGCAGGATAATTGTTGGTTGCTTGGCGGAGTTCTTGAGGGGAGATGGTATAGATGGGAATAAGCTTGGCATTGCGAACAAAAGAACCCTTAACGAGAACAATTCGTCCTTCGAGAGAACCCTTGTACCAAAAAGAGAACCCCATTACTAGCTTTTCAGAAGAAAAGTTGTTGGTTGCTTGGCAGAGCTGTTGAGCGGAGAAGGTAGGGATGGGAATAGGCTTGGCATTGCAAGAGGCAATCAACTTCTCAAGTAACAGGCTTCCATTCTCATAAAAcgctctctctctttgctttcTTTTATTAAAGAAATGATCGGTGAACCaacttgaaagttcaaaaacgtgtacaaaaacacctttgaacgtttagacccccaaattacaacttaaccaattcaagcaatatgtcaaacaactagtgtgcggaaacttaacacaTGCTATAATACTAAATTGGTTAAAacctatctaagccataacaaaataaaatccacagcagataatataaaggcaaagatagagaggaaggaagatgcaaacaaaagacaacacgcgatgtgttatcgaagaggaaaccgaagccctcggcgtaaaacctctccgccgccctccaagcggtaaacaatccactagaaaatacagttgggatacaaggacagcaatagaccctccaagcctaatctacccagtgcacctaagccctccaagcttcttgctccaacgaggttgcgccgaacctttttcttttctagcttcccggattccgctactagaccgtagcatcaaccaatgaagattggttccttcctaactgcttcccagaaatccaaacaactgtctaacagtgatgatgatggtgagaaccaggtttggtataatgcctctcaaggatttgacaatggagaggaagagagttgaggaatttgtagagactctaaggtatagattgtgggtgaaacaatcttgtttttctttagggtttctctctcaaaattctctctggaaactctctttcaatcgtgggtaaaaggggtatttatactggaatggagaggaatgtgaaacgtcaggtttttacaaaacaggggtggctcgcggcttgacctcgcggcttgacc of Quercus lobata isolate SW786 chromosome 8, ValleyOak3.0 Primary Assembly, whole genome shotgun sequence contains these proteins:
- the LOC115956136 gene encoding non-functional pseudokinase ZED1-like translates to MRWSWFTDHFFNKRKQRERAFYENGSLLLEKLIASCNAKPIPIPTFSAQQLCQATNNFSSEKLVMGFSFWYKGSLEGRIVLVKGSFVRNAKLIPIYTISPQELRQATNNYPAQHQEFYWYKGSLEGRIVLIKHLDNLAYIAINDLVISAQMSGHSNVLKPIGCCLHTRIPILVFEFAANGLLADRIYVSRVTELQHEPMVWERRLKIARQIAHALSYLHTAFTRPVIYMATDLHSILLDEHDVPKFSGFYFSVSIPEGEAYVDAPFLSTFKSPEFKTAGKVTEKADVYDFGRFLLELLTGEDSFNITRFTIDKDSSLVAYIHNRAQGSCINEIVDPAILAEDGEGCASFEHQLQAVVDLGLACTEEDPQRRPTMVDVTKHLRRIERFVPSLIIY